The genomic region GAGAATCGAGTCAGGCCTTCGAACCCGTACGAGGGACTGTCGGCATTAGGGGCGGTGACAGAACCGGAGCTATCCGACGCAGAAGTCCCGCAAGCGCCCGTTCATTCTTCCCCGTTGACCGTCAACGAGGCATTCGCGCAGGCGCACTACGCGCACACTGGGGCGTGATCGACGTCCGCACCACGCCGATCCCGGGTGAGGCGGACAGTCAACAGGCGCGGAAGCGCGTCGAAGAGATCTTCGCCTGGATGAAGCCCGTCGGTGGCCTCCGTCAACTGCAGCACCGCGGCGGCGAACGGGGCGCCCGTGATCAATCTCGATCGCTTGACGATGACCTTCGTCATCTACCGTATTTCAGCAGCCAGCTATCTATGGCGCCTGCCACACGATTGACCCATCCTGTCGAACTATGGCCACTTTCCCGCTTCCCAGAACTCTCATGCCTGAACCAAAGTTGCCCTGGGTAAACGTCTGCCATGCAACCTGCGGGTTGTCTGGGAACAAGCGAACTACTAGGTTGCCATCAAGTCCCATCTCGACAAACGCTGGCGGCCCCAACGTTCCGGTCGCCGCCAGAGGCTGTCCAGCAGCCGTGTACAGCACCAGATTCCCGTCCATCTGGAATTGTAAGTAGTAGGCACCGTTCGCAGCCGCATAGGACCACCCCGGCCACAACTTTCCTCCAGGCTCAAGGGTATCCGGCGTGTAGAAAGTCCCGACAGTTATTCCGATCGGGTCTGTCCATGTCGAGTCGCCAGTCGTATCAAACACGCGAGCCTGCAACGTGTAATTGCCTGCTGGTGCGTTGCCGTATGGAGCGCTAAATGGCGGCGAATTCGATGTCAGTGCATATGCTCCGTTCGTATACCAGTCCACGCTTTGAACATGCCCGTCCACGTCCACTACATCGACTCGAACCTGGCCGCTTGAACCTACTGGATACACGCTTCCGTTGATCGGACCAAGAATATGCCCATACGGTAATACGTTTGTCGGAGTCTGAGACAAATAGTTGTATTCGGCGCAGCAACCAGAATTGTCTGCGTACCCGTTGGTGCCACACGAAGTGGTTCCGTCGAATCCGCCAGGATTGACCTTTATGGCTGTCACAGCGTTCTGCAGGTCGCAGGGAGTCGGATTCCAGGGCTGCGCCAGATTACTGTTGTCAGTGTCGGTCATGATGGTTTCAGACCAGGGCAGTCCTCCCTCGACGTCATTCATTCCGACGGCGTGCCCGAACTCATGCATGCCGACGTTCTTCCACTGCTCACACTGAGAGAGCGTCGCCCACTCTTGATGGAGAAGAATCTCTCCTGAAGAGAAGAAATTGTCGATATCAGTCGAAGTCGCAATCCACTGAGCGTACTTCCCGTCCAAAGGAGTAGCGGCATCGTGAATGACCAAGTTTGGAGTGAGCCCATGTTCCGAAGAGCTCTCAAAAGTGTAGCCGTTAACGACGGCCCACTTCGCTAGCCCCTGCCCAAAGCAGGTCATCTGTTGCGATGTGAAACCGGGGCCTTGAAATTCCCAGACTATCTTAGTGTTAGGAGTCCATGGCTTGTGATCATAAGGCACATATCGACAAGCTTCCGCTGCGTGATCTGCTGAGACAGTTGCGATGAGCGTGAGTGCGATGAAGACGCGAGGCATGTCAGTCTCCGCTATCTGACGATCTTCGGCAGATCGCGGCTGCCGCGAATGCGTGCAAGAACCGCGTCGCTACTCAGAGACTCCATCACGTGCCGCTTTTCGAGGCTGCGTGCAGCGCCATTCTCAACGATTAGCGAGTCGCCGGGCGACACTACTGGCTGGCCGTCTGATGCGAAAGTTAAGAACAAGACATAGCGTGAAGCGGCTTCGAAATTGATGGTCCATGTTGTTTCGGCGCGAATTACAGCGCCTTTGTACATGATC from Vicinamibacterales bacterium harbors:
- a CDS encoding Ig-like domain-containing protein, with product MPRVFIALTLIATVSADHAAEACRYVPYDHKPWTPNTKIVWEFQGPGFTSQQMTCFGQGLAKWAVVNGYTFESSSEHGLTPNLVIHDAATPLDGKYAQWIATSTDIDNFFSSGEILLHQEWATLSQCEQWKNVGMHEFGHAVGMNDVEGGLPWSETIMTDTDNSNLAQPWNPTPCDLQNAVTAIKVNPGGFDGTTSCGTNGYADNSGCCAEYNYLSQTPTNVLPYGHILGPINGSVYPVGSSGQVRVDVVDVDGHVQSVDWYTNGAYALTSNSPPFSAPYGNAPAGNYTLQARVFDTTGDSTWTDPIGITVGTFYTPDTLEPGGKLWPGWSYAAANGAYYLQFQMDGNLVLYTAAGQPLAATGTLGPPAFVEMGLDGNLVVRLFPDNPQVAWQTFTQGNFGSGMRVLGSGKVAIVRQDGSIVWQAP